In Pseudomonadota bacterium, one DNA window encodes the following:
- a CDS encoding GTP cyclohydrolase I FolE2, with protein MKDIQSQPDHRRINIKKVGVKDISYPITVLDKAERHQKTIAKVNMYVSLPHHFKGTHMSRFIEILNRFHGDINIQSFHRILEEMKAKLQAEAAHMEIEFPYFLKKKFPHPNSSEMAKYICRMHGSLTDKDNLTLNVKVPISPPLPSQTYHGLPRSLGNWGIADISLQFKHFFWIEDLIQMVEEVTSYHLAKPEDPRDDEANSSLTVEALTKSLGNKLKTHPDIKWFSVLVENLSEGFSTFASLEWPETTQN; from the coding sequence ATGAAGGACATCCAGAGCCAGCCCGACCATCGTCGCATCAACATCAAAAAGGTCGGAGTCAAGGACATTTCCTACCCCATAACCGTCCTTGACAAGGCTGAAAGACACCAGAAGACCATTGCCAAGGTCAACATGTACGTGAGCCTGCCCCATCATTTCAAGGGTACTCACATGAGCAGATTTATTGAAATACTCAACCGTTTCCATGGCGATATAAATATCCAGAGTTTCCACCGCATCCTGGAAGAAATGAAGGCGAAACTTCAGGCCGAGGCGGCGCATATGGAAATTGAATTCCCCTATTTCCTGAAAAAAAAATTCCCCCACCCCAACTCGTCGGAAATGGCAAAATACATCTGCAGAATGCACGGGTCGCTCACCGATAAGGATAATCTGACCCTGAATGTCAAGGTGCCCATCTCACCGCCCCTGCCTTCCCAGACATATCATGGTTTACCACGGTCCCTCGGCAACTGGGGTATTGCCGACATCAGTCTGCAGTTCAAACATTTTTTCTGGATTGAAGACCTGATCCAGATGGTTGAGGAAGTTACTTCTTATCATTTGGCCAAACCCGAGGACCCGCGAGATGATGAAGCAAACTCTTCCCTGACCGTGGAAGCGCTGACCAAGTCCCTGGGCAACAAACTGAAAACTCATCCGGATATCAAATGGTTTTCTGTCCTGGTTGAAAATTTATCAGAAGGTTTCAGCACTTTTGCATCGCTTGAATGGCCTGAAACAACTCAAAACTAA
- a CDS encoding CatB-related O-acetyltransferase, which translates to MIFKKRKKSLQERYPQYEFGRETYGHLQVHSWGEGATLKVGSFTSIAPGVQIFLGGEHRLDWVTTFPFNSFWAEAKNLFGHPKTKGDVLIGNDVWLGAESLIMSGVTIGDGAVIGARAVVTKDVPAYAVVAGNPAIVVKRRFDDKTIQRFLVVKWWGWSDSRIKEALPLLLNNDIENFLAFAE; encoded by the coding sequence ATGATATTTAAAAAAAGAAAAAAATCCCTGCAAGAACGTTACCCTCAGTATGAATTTGGTCGAGAAACTTATGGTCACCTGCAAGTTCATTCATGGGGAGAGGGTGCTACCTTGAAGGTTGGGTCTTTTACTTCCATCGCCCCTGGTGTTCAAATATTCCTCGGCGGCGAGCACCGGCTTGATTGGGTTACAACATTTCCATTTAATTCATTTTGGGCAGAAGCGAAAAACTTGTTTGGCCATCCCAAAACCAAAGGGGACGTCCTCATCGGTAATGATGTGTGGCTTGGGGCGGAGTCCCTTATCATGTCCGGCGTAACAATAGGTGACGGAGCGGTAATTGGAGCACGAGCGGTGGTCACAAAAGACGTCCCCGCTTATGCAGTTGTTGCAGGAAATCCTGCAATAGTCGTTAAACGAAGATTTGATGACAAAACAATACAACGTTTCCTGGTTGTTAAGTGGTGGGGTTGGAGCGATTCCAGAATTAAAGAAGCGCTTCCCCTGCTGCTCAATAATGACATCGAAAACTTTCTAGCCTTTGCTGAATGA
- the glyS gene encoding glycine--tRNA ligase subunit beta — MKNELVFEIGTEEIPAGFILPALNDLKTLLGKKLVTLSLAYETIDGAATPRRFALNVTGLSDKQPDRKEEILGPPKKAAFDADNNPTRAALGFAQSNNVDVKQLQVITTPKGEYVMLALEKNGKDAREILSTLLPEIIGEINFPKSMRWGTGTTSFARPIQWITAVYNGEIVPFTIERLTSGNTTRGHRFMAPEAFAVTDYAGYVDALRCAHVIVSPVERKKRVLAEITRAAETANGRILEDDELVDTVTNLVEEPNAICGSFDRKFLELPREVLITSMREHQKYFAVTDANGALLPHFIAVNNTKVKNATVAAEGHQRVLRARLEDAMFFFKADQHRTLADRVNDLSGIIFQAKLGTLYEKTQRLTRLAQKLAEKIAPDQIDLAIRAALLAKTDLLTSMVNEFPSLQGIMGKAYAILDKEPAEVATAIHEHYLPVRAGGELPTGIISALVGIADRIDTIAGCFGIGRTPTGTTDPFGLRRQALGLLNILEKHQISLSLDWLINEAFILYGDKLTENPDKAKQNIMQFIKGRYINDHVSRGVVPEALEAATSVSFDDPVDCSLRTRALADVSSEETFTILAGAFKRVVNIIKENQNTSVNQDLLTEAGEKALYTAFQKTKAKAEPLIAQQKYKEAMKEILSMKDPVDSFFDGVMVMVDDVELRENRLALLTSIAELFLKIGNFSKMYSVKS, encoded by the coding sequence ATGAAGAACGAACTTGTATTTGAAATCGGCACCGAAGAAATCCCGGCAGGCTTCATTCTCCCCGCCTTAAATGATCTCAAAACCCTGCTTGGGAAAAAACTTGTCACCCTTTCCCTTGCATATGAAACCATTGACGGCGCAGCCACTCCGAGACGTTTTGCACTCAACGTAACCGGACTTTCAGATAAACAGCCGGACAGAAAGGAAGAAATTCTCGGCCCCCCGAAAAAGGCGGCTTTTGATGCGGACAACAACCCCACCAGAGCCGCTCTCGGTTTTGCACAATCAAATAATGTCGATGTGAAACAGCTGCAGGTTATCACAACTCCCAAGGGTGAATATGTAATGCTCGCCCTGGAAAAGAACGGCAAGGACGCCCGGGAAATTCTCTCCACCCTGCTTCCTGAAATCATTGGGGAAATAAACTTTCCTAAATCAATGCGCTGGGGCACGGGAACAACCAGCTTCGCAAGGCCGATTCAGTGGATCACTGCCGTGTATAACGGTGAGATTGTTCCCTTTACCATTGAAAGACTTACAAGCGGCAACACCACCAGAGGGCACCGGTTTATGGCGCCGGAGGCATTCGCTGTCACCGATTACGCCGGATACGTTGACGCGTTGCGCTGCGCCCATGTCATTGTATCCCCCGTGGAAAGAAAAAAAAGGGTGCTCGCAGAAATTACCCGTGCAGCCGAAACGGCCAATGGCCGGATTCTCGAAGACGATGAGCTGGTGGATACGGTGACAAATCTTGTTGAAGAGCCAAATGCCATCTGCGGCTCATTTGACCGGAAATTCCTCGAACTTCCCAGGGAAGTACTCATCACCTCCATGCGGGAACATCAGAAATATTTTGCGGTTACCGATGCCAACGGCGCTCTTCTGCCCCATTTCATCGCGGTCAACAACACCAAAGTAAAAAACGCAACTGTTGCGGCCGAAGGCCATCAACGCGTATTGAGAGCACGACTCGAAGATGCGATGTTCTTCTTCAAAGCGGACCAGCACCGAACCCTTGCAGACCGGGTCAACGACCTTTCGGGAATCATCTTTCAGGCAAAACTCGGCACCCTTTATGAAAAAACCCAGCGGCTGACCCGGCTTGCCCAAAAGCTTGCAGAAAAGATCGCGCCGGATCAAATCGATCTGGCAATCAGGGCTGCCCTGCTTGCAAAAACCGATCTGCTCACTTCCATGGTCAATGAATTCCCCTCATTGCAGGGAATCATGGGGAAAGCCTATGCCATCCTTGACAAAGAACCTGCAGAGGTTGCCACGGCAATCCATGAACATTACCTCCCGGTCAGGGCTGGCGGCGAGCTCCCCACAGGGATAATCAGCGCTCTGGTGGGCATTGCCGACCGCATTGATACAATCGCCGGCTGTTTCGGCATTGGCCGGACTCCCACCGGCACAACCGATCCTTTTGGGCTGAGAAGACAGGCTCTGGGATTGCTCAACATCTTAGAAAAACATCAGATCAGTCTCTCTTTAGACTGGCTGATTAATGAGGCTTTCATTCTATATGGCGACAAACTGACAGAAAATCCGGACAAGGCCAAACAGAACATCATGCAGTTTATCAAAGGCCGGTATATCAATGATCATGTATCCCGCGGCGTGGTTCCGGAAGCTCTTGAAGCCGCGACTTCCGTCTCATTCGATGATCCGGTGGACTGTTCTTTAAGAACCAGGGCGTTAGCCGATGTCAGCTCCGAAGAAACCTTTACGATCCTCGCAGGCGCTTTCAAACGGGTTGTGAACATCATCAAGGAAAATCAAAATACTTCGGTCAACCAGGATCTCTTAACGGAAGCCGGGGAAAAAGCCCTCTATACCGCATTTCAAAAAACAAAAGCAAAAGCAGAACCCCTTATTGCGCAGCAAAAATATAAAGAGGCAATGAAGGAAATTCTGTCGATGAAAGACCCGGTGGACAGCTTCTTCGATGGTGTAATGGTAATGGTCGATGATGTGGAATTACGGGAAAACCGGCTGGCACTTTTAACATCAATTGCCGAGCTCTTTCTCAAGATCGGTAATTTTTCAAAAATGTATTCCGTAAAAAGTTGA
- a CDS encoding HDOD domain-containing protein: MPPSKATADNNNIFIARQPIFRKNQKVYGYELLFRKGLANFFDPAQDGDQASSSVLTNSFLLIGISELTEGKKAFINFSDVMLVKEFPSLFPKEYTVIEVLETTMATPEVIDACRILRNKGYMIALDDFSYREELIPLLALADIVKFDVRMLSMDELRRQIEIVSRYNVRLLAEKVEDFDEYEALKAMGFDLFQGYFFQKPKIVAGRDIPGSKLQYLQVLRQLQDENYNFDKIAELISRDVSLSYKLLKYVNSAYFGLRREIQSLQSAVAMVGEIDLKKWLNLVMLSYLAEEKPVELLKSSILRAEFCNILGQRFGAGKKEKEKFYTVGMFSLLDALLDKSMAFILEGLSLSEDINDALLGKRPSKLMASLYLAKAYESGAWKTAVQLAKKLEVPQEDLPVMFSRALANVKSFDFME, encoded by the coding sequence ATGCCTCCTTCAAAAGCGACAGCCGATAACAACAATATCTTTATTGCCCGACAGCCCATATTCCGTAAAAACCAGAAGGTCTACGGATATGAACTGCTTTTCAGGAAAGGGCTTGCGAATTTTTTTGATCCTGCTCAGGATGGCGACCAGGCAAGCTCAAGCGTTCTTACAAACAGTTTTCTTTTGATCGGCATCAGCGAGCTCACCGAAGGCAAAAAGGCGTTTATCAACTTCAGTGATGTTATGCTGGTCAAGGAGTTTCCCTCTCTTTTCCCCAAAGAATATACCGTCATCGAAGTGCTGGAAACTACGATGGCCACTCCTGAAGTGATTGATGCCTGCCGGATTTTAAGGAATAAAGGGTATATGATTGCCCTTGATGATTTTTCCTATCGTGAGGAGCTTATCCCGCTTCTGGCTCTGGCGGATATTGTCAAGTTCGATGTTCGCATGCTGAGCATGGATGAGTTGCGTCGCCAGATTGAGATCGTCTCCCGGTACAACGTAAGGCTCCTTGCGGAAAAGGTCGAGGATTTTGATGAATATGAGGCCCTGAAGGCAATGGGCTTTGATCTGTTCCAGGGGTATTTTTTTCAGAAACCAAAAATAGTAGCGGGCAGGGACATTCCGGGTTCAAAGCTGCAGTATTTGCAGGTTCTCAGGCAGCTTCAGGATGAAAACTATAATTTTGACAAGATTGCAGAGCTTATTTCCCGGGATGTTTCGCTTTCCTATAAACTCCTGAAATACGTCAATTCCGCATATTTCGGCCTTCGCCGGGAAATCCAATCGCTGCAGAGCGCCGTGGCAATGGTTGGAGAAATTGATCTCAAAAAATGGCTCAATCTGGTCATGCTCTCCTATCTTGCCGAAGAAAAACCGGTTGAGTTGTTGAAGTCTTCAATTCTCAGGGCGGAGTTCTGTAACATTCTCGGGCAGCGTTTTGGCGCAGGGAAAAAAGAAAAGGAAAAGTTCTATACGGTGGGGATGTTTTCGCTTCTGGACGCCCTTCTTGATAAATCCATGGCTTTCATCCTTGAAGGGCTGTCGCTTTCGGAAGACATCAATGATGCGTTACTCGGCAAAAGACCCAGCAAGCTCATGGCAAGTCTCTATCTCGCTAAGGCCTATGAAAGCGGCGCATGGAAAACCGCAGTACAACTTGCGAAAAAACTCGAAGTGCCTCAGGAAGATCTGCCGGTAATGTTCAGCCGGGCGTTGGCTAACGTCAAGAGCTTTGATTTTATGGAGTAA
- the maf gene encoding septum formation protein Maf has translation MSPSGVFTVKGRLILASASPRRRRFLDELGLAFDIGIPAIDESPIKGELPEDFVQRMSREKALCLAATNPESWVLGADTIVVHDKEILGKPEGADQAVSMLQRLSGSGHDVWTGFCLCRGKTESLICQAVCTKVQFIAAADDIIRSYVKTGEPLDKAGAYGIQGLGGFLVKKIVGSYSNVVGLPMAEVVSEMLSHGVIEPKT, from the coding sequence ATTTCTCCGAGCGGTGTATTTACAGTAAAGGGCCGTCTGATTCTGGCATCCGCTTCCCCGAGGCGAAGGCGATTTCTGGATGAACTGGGACTTGCCTTTGATATAGGGATCCCGGCAATAGATGAATCACCGATTAAGGGAGAGCTGCCTGAGGATTTTGTTCAGCGGATGTCCCGCGAAAAAGCTCTGTGCCTCGCTGCTACCAATCCCGAATCCTGGGTGCTCGGGGCTGACACCATTGTTGTGCATGACAAAGAGATTCTCGGAAAACCCGAAGGCGCCGACCAGGCCGTATCAATGCTTCAGCGCCTCTCCGGTTCCGGGCATGATGTCTGGACGGGATTCTGTCTGTGCCGGGGAAAAACTGAATCATTGATCTGCCAGGCGGTGTGCACAAAAGTTCAGTTTATTGCTGCAGCAGATGATATTATCCGCTCCTATGTGAAAACCGGAGAACCACTGGATAAGGCAGGAGCCTATGGTATTCAGGGGCTGGGAGGTTTTCTCGTCAAAAAAATCGTTGGCTCATACAGTAATGTGGTGGGCCTCCCCATGGCCGAGGTTGTGTCGGAGATGTTGAGCCATGGAGTGATTGAACCAAAGACCTGA
- the fabL gene encoding enoyl-[acyl-carrier-protein] reductase FabL: MFNLQGKVALVTGSSRGIGKAIALRFAENGVNMVVNYIRHRRDAEETAALIEERGARCLVVKANVANDEDVASMFELIDKEYGRLDFLVSNAASGVLKPVLELTSRHWNWAMDINARALLTLAQHAVPLMRDGGKIMAVSSLGSVRAVENYTAVGASKAALESLVRHLAVELGPIGIKVNTISAGAVDTEALKKFPNRTQILDTALARTPLGVLTTPEDVADVALFLCSDLAKMIHGQTIVVDGGYSIRA, encoded by the coding sequence ATGTTTAATCTTCAAGGAAAAGTCGCACTGGTAACCGGGAGCTCCAGAGGTATCGGCAAGGCAATTGCGTTGAGATTTGCTGAAAACGGCGTGAATATGGTGGTCAATTATATCAGGCATCGCCGGGACGCCGAGGAAACCGCAGCACTGATAGAAGAAAGAGGCGCACGATGTCTGGTGGTCAAGGCCAATGTTGCAAACGACGAGGATGTCGCCTCGATGTTTGAATTGATCGATAAAGAATACGGCAGACTTGACTTTCTTGTGAGTAACGCTGCTTCAGGAGTTTTGAAGCCGGTTCTTGAATTGACCAGCAGGCACTGGAACTGGGCAATGGATATCAACGCACGGGCCCTTCTCACCCTGGCTCAACATGCGGTGCCATTGATGCGGGACGGCGGCAAGATAATGGCGGTGTCCAGTCTCGGTTCGGTGCGGGCGGTTGAAAATTACACGGCGGTGGGTGCGTCAAAGGCCGCACTTGAGTCGCTGGTCAGGCACCTGGCTGTTGAACTCGGACCCATAGGCATTAAGGTGAATACGATCAGTGCCGGTGCAGTGGACACGGAAGCGCTGAAAAAATTTCCCAACCGTACGCAAATCCTTGATACCGCACTTGCAAGGACACCCCTTGGTGTTTTGACTACTCCGGAAGATGTTGCCGATGTCGCGTTGTTTCTCTGCAGCGATCTGGCAAAAATGATTCACGGCCAGACCATTGTGGTTGACGGCGGATATTCAATCAGGGCGTAA
- a CDS encoding DUF362 domain-containing protein, whose amino-acid sequence MKIQGNEVCLLNCKSYDRQKIKEAMDRICVQCGVRVANGVRVLLKPNLVSAKGHDGIACTHPEFVAAAAEWFIDHGAVVSIGDSPAFGSGKKVMDILGITESLAGLPVKFADFTKIRKMKLSGGTVVGVAADAFDCDFLANLPKLKTHVQLLVSFAVKNYFGTVVGFRKPWIHGKYGDVGNKFEEILVDLLDELPAGISLIDGIQALHEKGPIKGKSFPLGLIGGAINPVALDTALLDLFGIKESRSPLWKECARREHPGSYIGELIFPLKTPGDFCAEKFKVPARLSRISFNPMRLVHGSIKRIFTKL is encoded by the coding sequence TTGAAAATACAGGGAAATGAAGTCTGTCTGCTGAACTGCAAGTCCTATGATCGGCAGAAAATAAAAGAGGCCATGGATCGTATCTGTGTTCAATGCGGTGTGCGGGTGGCAAACGGCGTTCGGGTTCTGCTGAAGCCCAATCTCGTCTCTGCAAAGGGGCATGATGGGATTGCCTGCACCCATCCGGAGTTTGTCGCCGCCGCCGCTGAATGGTTCATTGATCATGGAGCTGTGGTTTCTATCGGCGATTCCCCGGCGTTTGGTTCCGGGAAAAAGGTTATGGATATCCTGGGCATCACGGAATCCCTCGCCGGCCTGCCGGTCAAGTTTGCCGATTTCACAAAAATTCGGAAGATGAAACTCTCTGGAGGCACGGTGGTCGGGGTGGCAGCAGATGCTTTTGACTGCGATTTCCTGGCGAATCTGCCGAAGCTCAAGACCCATGTGCAACTCCTGGTGAGCTTTGCGGTGAAAAATTATTTCGGCACAGTGGTTGGGTTTCGAAAACCCTGGATTCATGGAAAATATGGGGATGTCGGCAATAAATTCGAGGAAATCCTGGTGGATCTGCTGGATGAGCTTCCTGCCGGAATTTCTTTGATTGACGGTATCCAGGCCCTGCATGAAAAAGGGCCGATCAAGGGCAAATCATTTCCTCTGGGCTTGATCGGCGGGGCGATTAATCCCGTTGCGCTGGATACGGCGCTTCTTGATTTATTCGGCATCAAAGAGAGCCGAAGTCCGCTCTGGAAGGAGTGTGCCAGACGTGAGCATCCTGGGAGCTATATAGGGGAGCTGATTTTTCCATTAAAAACCCCAGGGGATTTCTGTGCTGAAAAGTTTAAAGTTCCAGCCCGTTTGAGCCGGATAAGTTTTAATCCCATGAGGCTTGTACACGGCAGTATTAAACGGATTTTTACAAAGTTGTAA
- a CDS encoding aconitate hydratase, whose translation MGKTVTEKILAAHLVEGEMVKGREIGIRIDQTLTQDATGTMAYLEFEAIGIPRVKTELSVSYVDHNLVQSDFRNADDHLFLQSIARKYGLFFSPPGNGISHQIHLERFGLPGKTLLGSDSHTPTGGGLGMLAIGAGGLDVAMAMAGKPFYLVMPKVYGIKLIGRFNPWVSARDVLLEILRQLSVKGGVGYIMEYFGPGVKELSVTDRASITNFGAELGATTSVFPSDENTRQFLASQGREAQWKEIVADPDAQYDAIIEIDMDELEPLIACPSSPDNVVKVREVAGKPVSQVLVGSCSNSSLRDLMVVAKTLENHQISTDVSFEINPGSRQVLENLIAGNDMLSLVKAGARVHQAGCLGCIGMGQAPSTGTISLRTFPRNFPGRSGTKNDQVYLCSPEVAVASAINGRITDPRDLGDYPDFSLPEKYLPGDQRIEFPRPADEKNEIIRGPNIAPFPEFEAIPETLKGTVLLKVEDNITTDHIMPAGAKILPLRSNIPAISEYVFASVDETFHQRARAASNSMIVGGDNYGQGSSREHAALAPRYLGVRVKFVKSFARIHKANLINFGILPLTFQDSVDYDSITQGDEYVIDDLRQALESGSETVTVVIAGKPFQAVFDLSPRHREILLAGSLLNWAR comes from the coding sequence ATGGGAAAAACAGTTACAGAAAAGATACTGGCGGCGCATCTTGTTGAAGGCGAAATGGTCAAAGGCCGCGAGATCGGCATCCGTATCGACCAGACCCTGACCCAGGATGCCACCGGAACCATGGCATACCTGGAGTTTGAGGCCATCGGCATTCCAAGAGTGAAAACTGAACTGTCGGTCTCCTATGTGGACCACAATCTTGTTCAGTCTGATTTCAGAAATGCCGACGACCATCTCTTTCTGCAGTCCATAGCACGGAAATACGGACTGTTTTTTTCACCTCCGGGAAACGGTATTTCCCATCAGATCCACCTTGAGCGTTTCGGTCTTCCCGGCAAAACTCTGCTGGGTTCCGATAGCCACACTCCCACCGGCGGCGGTTTAGGGATGCTGGCAATCGGTGCCGGCGGCCTTGATGTTGCAATGGCCATGGCCGGAAAGCCGTTTTATCTGGTTATGCCAAAAGTGTACGGCATAAAACTCATCGGCAGGTTCAACCCCTGGGTTTCCGCCCGTGACGTCCTCCTGGAAATACTCCGGCAGCTTTCGGTCAAAGGCGGCGTCGGTTATATCATGGAGTATTTCGGGCCGGGTGTAAAGGAGTTGTCGGTGACCGACCGGGCCTCCATAACCAATTTCGGCGCTGAACTCGGGGCCACCACCTCGGTTTTTCCGTCCGATGAAAATACCCGGCAGTTTCTTGCAAGCCAGGGACGTGAAGCTCAATGGAAGGAAATTGTTGCGGACCCGGACGCCCAATACGATGCGATTATCGAGATTGATATGGACGAACTCGAACCACTTATTGCCTGCCCCTCATCTCCGGATAACGTCGTCAAGGTCCGGGAAGTTGCCGGCAAACCCGTGTCGCAGGTTCTGGTCGGCTCGTGCTCCAATTCCTCCTTGCGCGACCTCATGGTTGTAGCCAAGACCTTGGAAAATCATCAAATCAGCACGGATGTGAGTTTTGAGATAAATCCCGGCAGCAGGCAGGTGCTTGAAAATCTCATTGCCGGCAATGATATGCTGTCTCTGGTCAAGGCCGGTGCCAGGGTGCATCAGGCCGGATGCCTGGGCTGTATCGGCATGGGCCAGGCCCCTTCCACCGGCACCATCTCCTTAAGGACGTTCCCGAGGAATTTTCCGGGAAGAAGCGGTACGAAAAATGATCAGGTCTATCTCTGCAGTCCGGAAGTGGCAGTAGCCTCGGCGATTAACGGCAGAATTACCGATCCCCGTGATCTTGGCGATTACCCGGACTTCAGTCTTCCTGAAAAATACCTGCCTGGCGATCAGCGAATAGAGTTTCCTCGACCGGCAGACGAAAAAAATGAAATAATCCGCGGACCGAATATCGCACCTTTTCCGGAATTCGAGGCGATTCCCGAAACCCTGAAAGGGACGGTGCTGCTGAAAGTCGAAGATAATATTACCACCGATCACATCATGCCGGCGGGCGCAAAGATCCTGCCGCTGCGCAGCAATATTCCGGCTATCAGTGAATATGTTTTTGCATCGGTTGATGAAACCTTTCATCAGCGCGCCAGGGCGGCAAGCAACAGCATGATCGTCGGCGGCGACAATTACGGGCAGGGGTCATCTCGGGAGCATGCGGCGCTGGCACCAAGATATCTCGGTGTCCGGGTTAAATTTGTAAAAAGTTTTGCAAGAATCCATAAGGCGAATCTGATCAATTTCGGGATTCTTCCTTTGACCTTTCAAGATTCTGTTGATTACGATTCCATCACTCAGGGAGATGAGTATGTTATTGATGATTTGCGGCAGGCCCTTGAAAGCGGCTCGGAAACAGTAACCGTTGTGATAGCCGGAAAGCCCTTTCAGGCGGTTTTCGACCTTTCGCCCCGGCACCGTGAGATTCTGCTTGCCGGCAGCCTTTTGAATTGGGCCAGATAG
- a CDS encoding flagellar basal body-associated FliL family protein has product MVDEPENAAAENEAGAKKTSKVKLLIIAGLGALVLGVGGFFGYKQFLAPPPPVATEDDMVVEKTAKNAVIGEIVTLQPFTVNLADPRGKRYLKVKIEIELENPEAAERTTKADPKLRDTVIMMLTSLSFEEVMTPEGKTRIRDELLERFSQTLKPDRVKNIYFTEFVVQ; this is encoded by the coding sequence ATGGTTGACGAGCCTGAAAATGCAGCGGCTGAAAATGAGGCAGGAGCAAAGAAAACTTCAAAGGTGAAATTGCTGATAATCGCCGGACTCGGAGCCCTGGTTCTCGGAGTCGGCGGTTTTTTTGGTTACAAACAGTTCCTGGCACCGCCACCGCCGGTGGCAACAGAAGACGATATGGTGGTCGAAAAAACCGCAAAGAATGCGGTTATCGGTGAAATCGTCACCTTGCAGCCGTTTACGGTTAATCTTGCTGATCCGCGCGGCAAACGATATCTGAAGGTCAAGATCGAAATCGAGCTGGAAAATCCCGAGGCTGCGGAACGAACCACCAAGGCCGATCCGAAATTACGGGATACGGTGATCATGATGCTCACCAGTCTCTCTTTTGAAGAGGTCATGACCCCGGAAGGAAAAACCCGGATCAGGGACGAACTCCTGGAACGTTTCAGCCAGACCCTCAAACCGGACAGGGTGAAAAATATCTATTTCACCGAGTTCGTAGTCCAATAA
- the fliM gene encoding flagellar motor switch protein FliM: MEQILSQDEVDALLKGISGGDIEEPEEPTEAEHLDYTPYDFTRQERIVQVRMPAMEAINDAFLRLIRSSLSNTLRKIIDITSVPLELERFGAFVRTLPVPSSLQIFKMDPFRGHALLVMEPKLVFTLVENFLGGTGTRNVRIEGRDFTPIEQRLILRVVTALLADMEKAWNSIHPIKVKYVRSEINPQFAKICEPENVVIINRYEVDMDRPIGSIATCIPLSNLESVKHKLFSTFQREKSEEDIITQQILIDNIKHFDVQMKVELGSATVTAGDVMELGVGDILQLDQRKDDLLPGYVAGVQKFLGTPGIHRGNKAFLVKRKAPPLKGSKE; the protein is encoded by the coding sequence ATGGAACAGATTCTCAGCCAGGACGAAGTAGATGCCTTATTAAAAGGTATTTCCGGTGGAGACATAGAAGAACCGGAGGAACCGACAGAAGCGGAACATCTGGATTACACCCCCTATGATTTCACCAGGCAGGAACGAATCGTCCAAGTCAGAATGCCGGCAATGGAGGCGATTAACGATGCCTTTCTGCGGCTGATCCGGAGTTCTCTTTCAAACACCCTTCGCAAGATCATCGACATCACTTCAGTACCCCTTGAACTGGAACGATTCGGCGCCTTTGTTCGAACCCTGCCGGTACCCAGCAGTCTGCAGATCTTCAAGATGGATCCGTTCCGGGGCCATGCCCTCCTGGTAATGGAACCCAAACTGGTCTTTACCCTGGTGGAAAACTTCCTGGGGGGCACCGGCACCAGAAACGTCAGAATCGAAGGCCGCGACTTCACCCCCATCGAGCAACGCCTCATCCTTCGCGTCGTAACTGCCCTGCTCGCCGACATGGAAAAAGCCTGGAACTCTATCCATCCGATCAAAGTCAAATATGTCAGGAGTGAGATCAATCCCCAGTTTGCAAAAATATGTGAGCCGGAAAATGTGGTTATCATCAACCGCTATGAAGTGGACATGGACCGGCCCATCGGCAGCATCGCTACCTGCATTCCCCTGTCCAATCTGGAATCCGTCAAACATAAACTCTTCTCCACATTCCAGAGAGAAAAAAGCGAGGAAGACATTATCACCCAACAGATCCTCATTGATAATATCAAGCACTTTGACGTGCAAATGAAGGTGGAACTGGGAAGCGCCACGGTGACGGCCGGAGACGTAATGGAGCTGGGCGTTGGCGATATCCTGCAGCTGGACCAGAGGAAAGACGATCTGCTGCCGGGATATGTCGCAGGTGTACAGAAATTCTTAGGCACACCAGGCATACACCGGGGCAACAAGGCTTTCCTGGTCAAACGCAAAGCCCCGCCCCTTAAAGGAAGCAAGGAATAA